In the genome of Flavobacterium panacagri, one region contains:
- a CDS encoding MFS transporter, which translates to MNQANAAIGKYRWTICSLVFFATTVNYLDRNVISYLRPFLAEAFHWTPEQEVIDYSNIELAFKIAYALGMLVAGGIIDKLGTKLGYAIATGLWSLAAIGHALATGTGGFLIARVFLGVTEAGNFPAAIKATAEWFPQKERALATGIFNSGSNIGAIIVPLTVPHIAEKYGWQWAFIITGIVGFVWLALWFLFYEVPQKQKRLSQAELEYITSDKLEEPVEESKEKVSWIKLLSFRQTWAFAIGKLLTDPVWWFYLFWLPDFLMKQYKLTATEIIWPCALVYMIGSIGSIGGGWLPLKLINNNWPAYKARKTSMLLYAFAVLPVLFAQQLGTINIWFAILVIGLAVSAHQAWSANIFTTVSDMFPKKATASVTGMGGMFGALGGILLTLLVQKNMFVYYTKIGKIETGYFIMFCICGASYLLAWLIMHILVPRMKKVEL; encoded by the coding sequence ATGAACCAAGCTAATGCAGCAATAGGAAAATACCGTTGGACTATTTGCAGTTTAGTATTTTTTGCTACAACTGTCAATTATCTCGATAGGAATGTAATAAGTTACCTTAGGCCTTTTTTGGCAGAAGCGTTTCATTGGACGCCAGAGCAAGAAGTTATTGATTATTCTAATATCGAATTGGCATTTAAAATTGCATACGCTTTAGGGATGCTGGTTGCGGGAGGAATTATTGATAAGTTAGGGACTAAATTGGGTTATGCAATTGCAACTGGTTTATGGAGTTTAGCGGCAATTGGACATGCATTGGCAACAGGAACTGGAGGTTTTTTAATAGCCCGCGTGTTTTTAGGAGTTACAGAAGCTGGAAATTTTCCGGCAGCAATAAAAGCAACAGCTGAATGGTTTCCGCAGAAAGAAAGAGCTTTAGCTACTGGAATTTTCAATTCAGGAAGTAATATAGGGGCTATTATTGTGCCGCTAACAGTTCCTCACATTGCAGAAAAATATGGCTGGCAATGGGCTTTTATTATAACTGGAATTGTTGGTTTTGTATGGCTTGCTTTATGGTTTTTATTTTATGAAGTACCTCAGAAACAGAAACGTTTATCTCAAGCAGAATTAGAATATATTACATCAGATAAGTTAGAAGAACCGGTAGAAGAATCAAAAGAAAAAGTTTCTTGGATAAAGTTGCTTTCATTTCGCCAGACATGGGCTTTTGCCATTGGTAAATTATTGACAGATCCAGTTTGGTGGTTTTATTTGTTCTGGTTGCCAGATTTCTTGATGAAACAGTATAAGCTTACAGCTACTGAAATTATTTGGCCTTGCGCTCTAGTTTACATGATTGGAAGTATAGGAAGTATTGGTGGAGGATGGCTTCCGCTAAAATTAATAAATAACAATTGGCCGGCTTATAAGGCAAGAAAAACAAGTATGTTGTTGTATGCTTTTGCAGTTTTACCTGTTTTATTTGCACAGCAATTGGGAACAATAAATATTTGGTTTGCTATTTTGGTTATTGGTTTAGCTGTTTCAGCGCATCAAGCTTGGAGTGCAAATATTTTTACAACAGTTTCAGATATGTTTCCAAAAAAAGCTACAGCATCGGTTACAGGAATGGGAGGAATGTTTGGAGCACTTGGCGGAATCTTATTAACCTTGTTGGTGCAGAAAAATATGTTTGTTTATTACACTAAAATAGGTAAGATAGAAACGGGTTATTTTATTATGTTTTGTATCTGTGGAGCTTCGTATTTATTGGCTTGGCTGATTATGCATATCCTAGTTCCAAGAATGAAAAAAGTGGAGTTATAA
- the kduI gene encoding 5-dehydro-4-deoxy-D-glucuronate isomerase, protein MTKYSSRYASSPEAVKKYDTQQLREEFLIDDLMQEDEVVLVYSHYDRYIAGSAVPVKGDLALETIDPLKAPYFLERRELGIINVGGSGSVLVEGTTYELGFKDALYIGAGNKEVVFKSDDSKNPAKFYLNSAPAHTTYPTKKVSLAEANKLQLGTMETANHRTVNQMIIGSVVTTCQLQMGMTELKPGSVWNTMPAHVHDRRMEVYFYLDITENQAVCHFMGQPQETRHIWMNNHQAVISPPWSIHSGSGTSNYTFIWGMAGENLDYGDMDVCKITDLR, encoded by the coding sequence ATGACAAAATATAGTTCAAGATACGCGTCAAGCCCAGAAGCTGTAAAAAAATATGATACACAACAATTGAGAGAAGAATTCTTAATTGATGATTTAATGCAGGAAGATGAAGTGGTACTGGTTTATTCTCATTACGACAGATACATTGCAGGTTCTGCAGTTCCAGTAAAAGGTGATTTAGCTTTAGAAACAATCGATCCGCTTAAAGCGCCTTATTTTTTAGAAAGAAGAGAACTTGGAATTATTAATGTAGGAGGAAGTGGTTCTGTTTTAGTAGAAGGGACAACTTACGAATTAGGATTTAAAGATGCTTTATACATTGGAGCGGGAAATAAAGAAGTTGTTTTTAAAAGTGATGACAGCAAAAATCCAGCTAAATTCTATTTGAACTCTGCCCCAGCACACACAACATATCCTACTAAAAAAGTAAGTTTAGCTGAAGCTAATAAATTACAGTTGGGAACAATGGAAACTGCAAATCACCGTACCGTGAATCAAATGATTATTGGAAGTGTGGTAACAACTTGCCAATTGCAGATGGGAATGACAGAATTGAAACCTGGAAGTGTTTGGAATACAATGCCAGCTCACGTACATGATCGTAGAATGGAAGTTTATTTTTATTTAGATATTACAGAAAACCAAGCAGTTTGCCATTTTATGGGACAGCCACAAGAAACAAGACATATCTGGATGAACAATCATCAGGCTGTAATTTCGCCGCCTTGGTCAATTCACTCAGGTTCAGGAACCAGCAACTATACTTTTATCTGGGGAATGGCAGGTGAAAACTTGGATTACGGAGATATGGATGTTTGTAAAATCACTGATTTAAGATAA
- a CDS encoding gluconate 5-dehydrogenase: MTNLFDIQGKVALITGSTHGLGMAMAKGLGQAGATIVVNGNSSQEKIDNAVNELKSEGINAVGYKFNVTEEQEVKEAVAKIENEVGPIDILINNAGIIKRIPLLDMEVSDFREVVDIDLVSPFIVSKHVAKGMIQRRQGKIINICSMMSELGRNTVSAYAAAKGGLKMLTKNMATEWAKYNVQINGIGPGYFATEQTKPIRVDGHPFNDFIISRTPAAKWGDPSDLAGAAIFLSSKASDFVNGHILYVDGGILATIGKPSNEE, from the coding sequence ATGACAAACTTATTTGACATACAAGGAAAAGTTGCCCTTATTACAGGAAGTACTCACGGACTGGGAATGGCAATGGCAAAAGGACTTGGGCAAGCAGGAGCAACGATTGTTGTGAATGGAAATTCTTCTCAAGAAAAAATTGATAATGCTGTAAACGAATTAAAAAGTGAAGGCATTAATGCAGTAGGTTACAAGTTTAATGTAACTGAAGAGCAGGAAGTAAAAGAAGCTGTTGCAAAAATTGAAAACGAAGTTGGGCCAATTGATATCTTGATTAATAACGCCGGAATTATTAAAAGAATTCCGCTTCTAGATATGGAAGTTTCTGATTTCAGAGAAGTGGTGGATATTGATTTAGTAAGTCCGTTTATCGTTTCTAAGCATGTTGCAAAAGGAATGATTCAAAGAAGACAAGGCAAAATTATCAACATTTGTTCTATGATGAGCGAATTAGGCCGTAATACAGTTTCTGCTTATGCTGCTGCAAAAGGAGGCTTGAAAATGCTGACAAAAAACATGGCAACAGAATGGGCAAAATATAATGTTCAGATTAATGGAATTGGGCCAGGTTATTTTGCAACAGAACAAACAAAACCAATTAGAGTTGACGGGCATCCGTTTAATGATTTTATCATTAGTAGAACTCCTGCTGCAAAATGGGGAGATCCAAGTGATTTAGCTGGAGCGGCAATATTTTTATCTTCCAAAGCAAGTGATTTTGTAAACGGTCACATTTTATATGTTGACGGTGGAATCCTTGCAACAATAGGAAAACCTTCAAACGAAGAATAA
- a CDS encoding sugar kinase gives MSRVVAFGEIMLRLSTERHLRFSQSTAFGATYGGGEFNVCVSLANYGVNAEFVTRLPENEIGFSALKEIRKMNVESKNIVYGGERLGIYFLETGAGTRGSNVVYDRAHSAMSTIEKGKVDWDKVLEGAEWFHWSGITPAISQTAAEACLEAIKAAHKKGIKISCDLNYRSKLWQYGKTPSEVMPEMLKYSNVILGDIDTAYFMLGIPKVNPNYQDEKSLPAVYDKLFELIPNLQIAATTLRYSVSASHQRIGGILYDGKVVYSAKVKEVTPVVDRVGSGDAFMGGLIYGLLEYQNNNQRALDFAVAACCLKHTIAGDYNLVTLKEVENMIDGDGSALVSR, from the coding sequence ATGAGTAGAGTAGTTGCATTTGGAGAAATTATGCTTCGATTATCGACAGAAAGACATTTGCGTTTTTCACAGTCTACGGCATTTGGTGCTACATATGGAGGCGGAGAATTCAACGTATGTGTTTCTTTGGCGAATTATGGTGTAAATGCTGAATTTGTAACAAGATTGCCGGAAAATGAAATTGGATTTTCTGCATTGAAAGAAATCAGAAAAATGAACGTCGAATCTAAAAACATTGTTTACGGAGGAGAACGTTTAGGTATTTATTTTCTGGAAACTGGAGCAGGAACTCGTGGCAGTAACGTAGTTTACGATCGTGCACACAGTGCGATGTCAACTATCGAAAAAGGGAAGGTTGACTGGGATAAAGTTTTAGAAGGTGCTGAATGGTTCCACTGGAGCGGTATTACGCCTGCAATTTCCCAGACTGCGGCAGAAGCCTGTTTGGAAGCTATTAAAGCCGCCCACAAAAAAGGAATCAAAATTTCATGTGATTTAAATTACAGATCTAAACTATGGCAGTACGGTAAAACTCCGAGTGAGGTGATGCCGGAGATGCTTAAATACAGCAACGTGATTTTAGGAGATATTGACACGGCTTATTTTATGCTGGGTATTCCTAAAGTAAATCCGAATTATCAGGATGAAAAATCACTTCCAGCAGTATACGATAAACTGTTTGAATTGATTCCAAATCTGCAGATTGCTGCAACAACGCTTCGTTATTCAGTTAGCGCTTCACACCAAAGAATTGGCGGAATTTTGTATGATGGAAAAGTAGTTTACAGTGCAAAAGTAAAAGAAGTGACTCCAGTAGTGGACAGAGTTGGAAGCGGTGATGCTTTCATGGGCGGATTAATTTACGGATTGTTAGAATATCAAAATAATAACCAAAGAGCATTAGACTTTGCAGTTGCAGCCTGCTGTTTGAAACATACAATTGCAGGAGATTATAATCTGGTTACTTTAAAAGAAGTTGAAAATATGATTGATGGTGATGGTTCTGCATTAGTATCAAGATAA
- a CDS encoding tagaturonate reductase, which yields MKKLNRINTGLEKLQPIKVVQFGEGNFLRAFVDYAFDKLNKEVDFNAGIAVVQPLKDGMVNMINAQDGLYTLFMNGIKKGEKIQDIVLINNIVKTINPYTEFSNYLALAKEEELQFIVSNTTEAGIEFIESDTPEMQPPVSFPAKLTVLLYERFKHFNGDASKGVTIIPCELIDYNSETLKKYILQYVDLWKLEDTFKTWVSDSCTYHSTLVDRIVPGYPRAEIEEYNNKLDYEDNLIVAAEPFFLWAIEGGDELKAKLPFHKTDLNVKIVDDIRPFKMIKVRILNGAHTAMVPFSLLHGNKLVVETVNGDFTGKFVNSVISEISETLDMDKNEITAYSEEVMDRFKNPFIKHALADIALNSVSKFKVRVLPSLLGYYNANKKLPVNLTFSLASLIRFYKGTWNGQSLPVKDGEDIVLFFDGLWKSDDYEKIARLTLQNKGFWDQDLTEIPGLTRAITIALEEIDSNGIETGFAKFQERIK from the coding sequence ATGAAAAAATTAAATAGAATAAATACAGGATTAGAAAAGTTACAGCCAATTAAGGTAGTTCAGTTTGGAGAAGGTAACTTTTTAAGAGCCTTTGTTGATTATGCTTTTGACAAACTGAATAAAGAAGTTGATTTTAATGCTGGTATTGCTGTAGTTCAACCTTTGAAAGACGGTATGGTAAATATGATTAATGCTCAGGATGGTCTTTATACCTTGTTTATGAACGGGATTAAAAAAGGTGAAAAGATACAAGATATTGTGTTAATTAATAATATTGTAAAAACTATAAATCCATATACTGAATTTTCAAATTATTTGGCTTTAGCTAAAGAAGAAGAGCTTCAGTTTATCGTTTCTAATACTACAGAAGCTGGAATTGAATTTATTGAAAGTGATACTCCAGAAATGCAACCACCAGTGTCATTTCCTGCAAAATTGACGGTTTTATTATATGAAAGATTTAAACATTTTAATGGAGATGCTTCTAAAGGAGTTACAATAATTCCTTGTGAATTAATTGATTATAATTCTGAGACGCTTAAAAAATATATTTTACAATATGTTGATTTATGGAAACTAGAAGATACATTTAAAACTTGGGTATCAGATTCTTGTACCTATCATAGTACTTTGGTTGACAGAATTGTTCCTGGATATCCAAGAGCTGAAATCGAAGAATACAATAATAAATTAGATTATGAGGACAATTTAATTGTTGCGGCTGAACCTTTTTTCCTTTGGGCTATTGAAGGTGGAGATGAGCTAAAAGCAAAATTGCCTTTTCACAAAACAGATTTGAATGTAAAAATCGTTGACGATATACGTCCTTTTAAAATGATTAAAGTTCGTATTTTAAACGGTGCGCATACGGCAATGGTTCCTTTTTCACTTTTGCACGGTAATAAATTAGTAGTGGAAACTGTTAACGGAGATTTTACCGGAAAATTTGTAAATAGCGTTATTAGTGAAATTAGTGAAACTCTTGATATGGATAAAAATGAAATTACGGCCTATTCTGAGGAAGTAATGGATCGATTTAAAAATCCATTTATTAAACATGCACTTGCTGATATTGCATTAAATTCTGTATCGAAATTCAAAGTAAGAGTTTTGCCTAGTTTATTAGGATATTATAATGCTAACAAAAAATTGCCTGTTAATTTGACTTTTTCATTGGCGAGTTTAATTCGTTTCTACAAAGGAACTTGGAATGGACAAAGTTTACCGGTTAAAGATGGCGAAGATATTGTTTTATTTTTTGATGGTTTGTGGAAATCAGATGACTATGAAAAAATCGCTCGTTTAACATTACAAAATAAAGGTTTCTGGGATCAAGATTTAACTGAAATTCCTGGATTGACAAGAGCAATTACAATTGCATTAGAAGAAATAGATTCAAACGGAATTGAAACAGGTTTTGCGAAGTTTCAAGAAAGAATAAAATAA
- a CDS encoding LacI family DNA-binding transcriptional regulator: MSEKVTIYDIAEKLNITAATVSRALNNNPKIKEATRELVIKTAAAMNYKQNKLALALKSGRSNNIGVIVPRIDSNFFASVIRGIEEELYPHGYQVIICQTHESIKRENENLHTLVDAQVDGIMMSVTGVSNENDSAFRNVLEKNVPLIFFDRSKHIDGVSSVTINDFKGGYLATKHLIDEGCRNIAHFSGDQSLDIFKNRFLGYKQALLDNGIEFKEEYVIYTKSAVDAGKESVDKLLQLETPPDALFSSSDFAALGAIQELKERNISIPNEFCVAGFSNEPFTKFMELSITSVDQSPLEMGKMSARVFLEQVDKTDTIKIEKKVVLAPELHIRKSSAKTNF; this comes from the coding sequence ATGAGTGAAAAAGTAACTATTTATGATATTGCTGAAAAACTAAACATCACTGCTGCAACGGTTTCGAGAGCTTTAAACAATAATCCTAAAATTAAAGAAGCAACTCGCGAGCTGGTGATCAAAACTGCCGCGGCGATGAACTACAAGCAAAATAAATTAGCACTGGCTTTAAAAAGCGGTCGAAGTAATAATATCGGAGTTATTGTACCTCGTATTGACAGCAACTTTTTCGCCTCTGTTATTCGAGGAATAGAAGAAGAACTTTATCCTCATGGTTATCAAGTTATCATCTGTCAAACACACGAAAGCATTAAAAGAGAGAATGAAAACCTTCATACTCTTGTAGATGCACAAGTAGACGGCATCATGATGTCAGTTACTGGTGTTTCTAATGAAAATGACAGCGCTTTCAGAAATGTATTAGAAAAAAATGTACCGCTGATATTTTTCGATAGAAGCAAACATATTGATGGCGTTAGTTCTGTTACCATTAACGACTTTAAAGGCGGTTATCTAGCCACTAAACACTTAATCGATGAAGGCTGTAGAAATATTGCACATTTTTCTGGTGATCAATCATTAGATATCTTTAAAAACAGGTTTTTAGGCTATAAACAAGCTTTACTAGACAATGGAATTGAATTTAAAGAAGAATATGTAATCTATACTAAAAGTGCCGTTGATGCTGGAAAAGAATCTGTAGACAAGCTTTTACAACTAGAAACACCTCCAGACGCTCTTTTCTCTTCAAGTGATTTTGCTGCATTAGGTGCAATTCAAGAACTTAAAGAGCGAAATATCAGTATCCCGAACGAATTTTGTGTTGCTGGATTCAGTAACGAACCGTTTACGAAGTTCATGGAATTATCAATTACTTCTGTAGATCAGTCACCATTAGAAATGGGAAAAATGTCTGCTCGTGTTTTCTTAGAGCAAGTAGACAAAACAGATACTATAAAAATCGAAAAAAAGGTTGTTTTAGCACCCGAATTACACATTCGTAAGTCTTCTGCTAAAACCAACTTTTAA
- a CDS encoding UxaA family hydrolase, with amino-acid sequence MATQKKLIKVNPTDNVAVALVDLTAGEVIDFEGQSITVESDVKMKHKIAMVPFNVGDRIIMYGVLVGKASARIEKGGLLSTANVKHESDKVTGKTETIGWNAPNVDKWKDRTWQGYHREDGQVGTENVWLFFPLVFCENRNIEILKDIFEKELMKPKENDYQLLLRSLVKSETGGAGNQEASNDANLFNNIEVKFITHQGGCGGIRQDSHSLAKLLAGYVNNPNVAGATVLSLGCQNLQISIFKDALDAINPNSKKPVLIYDQQSIGTIETMLNSVVKDTFEAIKKANEIKREPAPLSKLRIGLECGGSDGFSGISANPTLGVLSDHLVALGGTTILSEFPELCGVEQELVNRCIDDKDGKRFLDLMKWYEKTVVDAGSGFDMNPSPGNIKDGLITDAMKSAGAAKKGGTSPITGVYDYGEYINEPGFTLLCTPGNDVECTTAMVGSGANMVLFTTGLGTPTGNPIAPVVKISSNTQLANKMSDIIDIDTGGIITGEKSIDEMADEMLEFIIDIASGNIKTKAAILNQNDFIPWKRGVSL; translated from the coding sequence ATGGCAACGCAGAAAAAATTAATAAAAGTTAACCCAACCGATAATGTTGCGGTTGCTTTGGTGGATCTTACTGCAGGCGAAGTGATTGATTTTGAAGGACAATCAATTACCGTAGAGTCTGACGTAAAAATGAAACATAAGATTGCAATGGTTCCTTTTAATGTAGGGGACAGAATCATTATGTATGGTGTTTTGGTTGGGAAAGCAAGCGCTAGAATCGAGAAAGGCGGTTTACTTTCTACAGCAAACGTAAAACACGAAAGTGATAAAGTTACTGGTAAAACGGAAACTATTGGCTGGAATGCACCTAATGTCGATAAATGGAAAGACAGAACGTGGCAGGGCTATCACAGAGAAGATGGTCAGGTTGGAACAGAAAATGTTTGGTTATTTTTTCCATTAGTTTTTTGTGAAAACAGAAACATCGAAATCTTAAAAGATATTTTTGAAAAAGAATTAATGAAACCGAAAGAGAACGATTATCAGTTATTGTTGCGTTCTTTGGTGAAATCAGAAACAGGTGGAGCAGGAAATCAAGAAGCTTCAAATGATGCCAATCTATTCAATAATATCGAGGTTAAATTCATCACGCACCAAGGTGGTTGTGGTGGAATTCGTCAGGATTCTCATAGTTTGGCTAAGCTTTTGGCGGGTTATGTAAATAATCCAAACGTGGCTGGAGCAACTGTTTTGAGTTTAGGATGCCAGAATCTTCAGATTTCTATTTTTAAAGACGCTTTAGATGCAATCAATCCAAATAGTAAAAAGCCTGTTTTGATCTACGATCAGCAGTCTATTGGAACAATTGAAACGATGTTGAACAGTGTGGTGAAAGACACTTTTGAAGCGATTAAAAAAGCAAACGAAATCAAGAGAGAACCAGCGCCATTATCTAAATTAAGAATTGGTTTAGAATGTGGTGGATCTGATGGATTCTCTGGGATTTCTGCAAACCCAACATTGGGAGTGTTATCTGATCATTTAGTTGCTTTGGGAGGAACTACAATTCTTTCTGAATTTCCTGAATTATGTGGAGTAGAACAGGAATTAGTAAACCGTTGTATAGATGATAAGGATGGAAAACGTTTCTTAGACTTGATGAAGTGGTACGAAAAAACAGTTGTTGATGCAGGTTCAGGATTCGATATGAATCCTTCTCCAGGTAACATTAAAGACGGTTTGATTACAGATGCTATGAAATCGGCAGGTGCTGCTAAAAAAGGTGGAACATCGCCAATTACAGGTGTTTACGATTATGGAGAATATATTAATGAACCAGGCTTTACATTGTTGTGTACGCCAGGTAATGACGTAGAATGTACAACTGCAATGGTAGGTTCTGGAGCGAATATGGTATTGTTTACAACAGGTTTAGGGACTCCAACAGGAAACCCAATCGCGCCAGTTGTGAAGATTTCATCAAACACACAATTAGCAAACAAAATGTCTGATATTATTGATATTGATACTGGTGGAATTATCACTGGAGAAAAATCAATTGATGAAATGGCAGACGAAATGCTGGAGTTTATTATTGATATTGCCAGCGGTAACATTAAGACAAAAGCAGCTATTTTAAATCAAAACGATTTTATTCCTTGGAAAAGAGGGGTGTCGCTTTAG
- the uxaC gene encoding glucuronate isomerase, whose translation MSANTFIHDNFLLENKYAEELYHNYSKNQPIIDYHNHLNPQFIAEDKIFDNITNVWINGDHYKWRAMRTLGINEQFVTGNGSDKDKFLNWAKTVPYTMRNPLYHWTHLELARYFDIYDLLNEKSAEKIYIETTEKINSQAYSTQNLLKKVNAELVCTTEDPIDSLEYHKKFANNSTGIKMSTAFRPDKAILIANDGYNAYLDTLGDVSGIAINTFTDLQAALRNRIEFFNANGCKLSDHGLDQIYFEEFTESEITAIFKKKRENRIITPEEALKFQSAVLIFLCETYHEFGWVQQFHLGALRNNNARMHRILGPDTGWDSIGDYPQAQKLSGFLNALDSKDKLSKTIIYNLNPADNEVMATMIGNFNDGSVRGKVQFGSGWWFLDQKDGMTKQLNALSNMGLISCFVGMLTDSRSFLSFPRHEYFRRILCNLLGDEIKRGELPNDMEWIGKLVSDISYNNAKEYFNF comes from the coding sequence ATGAGCGCAAATACATTCATACACGACAATTTTTTATTAGAAAATAAATACGCTGAAGAGTTATATCATAATTACTCTAAAAACCAGCCAATTATTGATTACCATAATCACTTAAACCCGCAGTTTATTGCTGAGGATAAGATTTTTGATAATATTACGAATGTATGGATCAACGGCGATCACTACAAATGGCGAGCAATGCGTACTTTAGGAATCAACGAGCAGTTTGTAACAGGAAATGGTTCAGATAAAGATAAGTTCTTAAACTGGGCAAAAACAGTTCCGTACACGATGCGTAATCCTTTGTACCACTGGACACATTTAGAATTAGCGCGCTATTTTGATATTTATGATTTGTTAAATGAAAAATCAGCAGAGAAAATTTATATCGAAACTACTGAGAAAATAAATTCTCAAGCTTACAGTACGCAAAACCTTCTTAAAAAAGTAAATGCTGAATTAGTTTGTACGACAGAGGATCCAATTGACAGTTTAGAATATCACAAGAAATTCGCAAACAATTCGACTGGAATCAAAATGAGTACGGCTTTCAGACCTGATAAAGCCATCTTAATTGCTAATGATGGTTATAATGCATATCTGGACACATTAGGGGATGTGTCCGGTATTGCAATTAATACTTTTACTGATTTACAGGCTGCATTAAGAAACAGAATTGAATTCTTTAATGCTAACGGATGTAAATTAAGTGACCACGGTTTAGATCAAATTTATTTTGAAGAATTTACAGAATCTGAAATTACTGCCATTTTCAAAAAGAAAAGAGAAAACAGAATCATAACACCAGAAGAAGCTTTAAAATTCCAAAGTGCTGTTTTAATTTTCTTATGCGAAACGTATCATGAATTTGGGTGGGTACAGCAGTTTCACTTAGGAGCTTTGCGTAATAACAATGCTCGTATGCACAGAATTTTAGGCCCGGATACAGGATGGGATTCTATTGGAGATTATCCTCAGGCACAAAAACTTTCAGGTTTCTTAAATGCTTTAGACAGTAAAGATAAATTAAGCAAAACGATTATCTATAACCTAAATCCTGCTGATAACGAAGTTATGGCAACAATGATTGGAAATTTCAACGACGGAAGCGTTCGTGGAAAAGTACAATTTGGTTCAGGATGGTGGTTCTTAGATCAAAAAGATGGAATGACAAAGCAGTTAAATGCGCTTTCCAATATGGGATTAATTAGCTGTTTTGTTGGAATGTTGACAGATTCTAGAAGTTTCTTATCATTCCCAAGACACGAATATTTCAGACGTATTTTATGTAATCTTTTAGGAGATGAAATTAAACGTGGAGAACTTCCAAATGATATGGAATGGATTGGAAAGTTGGTTTCTGATATTTCATACAACAACGCTAAAGAATATTTCAACTTTTAA
- a CDS encoding bifunctional 4-hydroxy-2-oxoglutarate aldolase/2-dehydro-3-deoxy-phosphogluconate aldolase encodes MAKYSRIEVAQTMKENGMVPLFFHSDIELSKKVLKACYDGGSRLMEFTSRGDFAHEVFGALNKYALAELPGMILGVGSITDAASASLYMSLGANFIVTPVFREDIAIACNRRKVLWSPGCGTLTEITRAEELGCEIVKLFPADTYGPEFIKAIKGPCPWTNIMPTGGVYPTVESLSSWLNAGATCVGLGSQLISKDILEKKDFDGLTSKVKQVLDIIKDIRK; translated from the coding sequence ATGGCAAAATATTCAAGAATAGAAGTGGCTCAGACCATGAAAGAGAATGGTATGGTTCCGTTGTTTTTTCATTCTGATATCGAATTGAGTAAAAAAGTATTGAAAGCCTGTTACGACGGCGGTTCCCGATTGATGGAATTTACCAGCAGAGGCGACTTTGCACATGAGGTTTTCGGAGCGCTGAACAAATATGCTCTGGCAGAACTTCCGGGAATGATCTTGGGAGTAGGTTCTATTACAGATGCAGCTTCGGCTTCGTTATATATGAGTTTAGGCGCAAATTTTATTGTAACTCCTGTTTTCAGGGAAGATATTGCAATAGCCTGCAACCGCAGAAAAGTATTGTGGTCTCCTGGATGCGGCACATTAACAGAAATCACAAGAGCAGAAGAATTAGGCTGTGAAATCGTGAAATTATTTCCAGCTGATACTTACGGGCCTGAATTTATCAAAGCCATAAAAGGGCCGTGTCCATGGACAAATATTATGCCGACAGGAGGAGTTTATCCAACAGTGGAAAGTTTAAGTTCATGGTTGAATGCTGGAGCAACTTGTGTTGGTTTAGGATCGCAATTGATTTCAAAAGACATATTAGAAAAGAAAGATTTCGACGGACTTACTTCAAAAGTGAAACAGGTTCTTGATATTATTAAAGATATTAGAAAATAA